The following proteins are co-located in the Barnesiella propionica genome:
- a CDS encoding AAA family ATPase, whose amino-acid sequence MKILAIRGKNLASLQGKFEIDFTQEPLSHAGIFAITGSTGAGKSTILDALCVALFDATPRTSKGIENLQITETQDRTINIRDSRNILRRGTAEGYAEVDFVALDGEHYRSNWYVNRANNKINGKLQSTRIRLINLTSGTEIYGGKTELLSRITELLGLNFNQFTRAVLLAQGDFATFMKASQGEKAELLEKLTGTDIYSKISSSIFEKRKSAEQELNLVNEKIKGIEILSPDEIKELKQEKKRLSVQIERLNKDWETMQEQYSWSIKDAQLEKSVAESENISKGIYQSIEKAKPRFHYIELINLVQEIRDNHISLQSYKKELTKNTSLSERYLREIKELKDKSEQIKLTGNKENETLKTLQSEYEKTEPLIKQARDIDVRITETKKNLDETDAELIRIRQSYDKKKENAHIIKDTIDKNTRKEKALEEWFEQRGAYIGLVTKNEHICRLLQEIDKNEKSKILLEKDIKLYSEHIETGNKTLQNLQEKIENLNKKLPVEIAILRAKLTDGKPCPVCGSVHHPIQMSPDPEHILEESAIEKEKQETTEAIEQLKHRIELWQNEFIETSTLLKNCIGNINEKEQEAGHFLSILPNWEKIDKTRLQEKIKTLSLEWEKYGNLQNELKEKTAKLSSSLDNEQENLKTLSEDIKLKENKKAEIDTHLSLLFQEQKSILNGKSAEETEIFFKKRISDSFSKKEELSRTLNEITATLKNSEGAYKQLMTENKRLTKLHDSAKTTVDNWLENKKGIISGDLLEELLSLDPEWISKEKKELENLVISQNFTS is encoded by the coding sequence ATGAAGATACTAGCTATAAGAGGAAAAAATCTGGCATCTTTACAGGGAAAATTTGAAATCGATTTTACACAAGAACCTTTATCTCATGCAGGAATATTTGCCATTACCGGAAGTACGGGAGCCGGGAAATCAACCATTCTGGATGCATTGTGTGTAGCATTATTCGATGCGACCCCACGTACATCCAAAGGCATTGAAAATCTCCAGATAACCGAAACACAAGACAGAACCATAAACATTCGCGACAGCCGTAATATTTTACGCCGGGGAACGGCCGAAGGATATGCTGAGGTTGATTTCGTTGCACTGGATGGAGAACACTACCGTTCTAACTGGTATGTAAACCGGGCAAATAATAAAATCAACGGGAAACTTCAAAGTACCCGTATACGGTTAATTAACCTTACTTCTGGTACCGAAATATATGGAGGAAAAACCGAATTGCTCTCCCGTATCACCGAACTTCTGGGATTAAATTTCAATCAGTTTACCCGCGCGGTATTATTAGCCCAAGGGGATTTCGCTACATTTATGAAAGCCAGTCAGGGAGAAAAAGCCGAATTATTGGAAAAACTTACCGGTACCGATATTTATTCTAAAATATCTTCATCCATCTTTGAAAAAAGAAAATCGGCAGAACAAGAACTGAATCTGGTCAATGAAAAAATCAAAGGAATAGAAATACTTTCTCCGGACGAAATAAAGGAACTGAAACAGGAAAAAAAGAGACTATCAGTACAGATTGAACGTCTCAATAAAGACTGGGAAACCATGCAGGAACAATATTCCTGGTCGATCAAAGATGCGCAACTGGAGAAATCGGTGGCCGAATCGGAAAATATCTCTAAGGGAATATACCAGTCTATAGAAAAAGCAAAGCCCCGTTTCCATTATATAGAATTAATTAATTTGGTCCAGGAAATACGGGATAATCATATCAGCCTACAATCATATAAAAAGGAACTCACCAAGAACACATCGCTATCCGAACGCTATTTACGGGAGATAAAAGAATTAAAAGATAAATCGGAACAAATCAAACTAACCGGTAATAAAGAAAACGAGACCCTGAAAACCCTGCAATCAGAGTATGAAAAGACAGAACCTCTTATTAAACAGGCAAGAGATATAGACGTAAGGATAACAGAAACAAAAAAAAATCTGGACGAAACCGATGCAGAGCTTATACGCATCAGGCAATCTTATGATAAGAAGAAAGAGAATGCACATATTATAAAAGATACCATCGATAAAAACACGAGAAAAGAAAAAGCTCTGGAAGAATGGTTCGAGCAGAGAGGAGCATATATCGGTCTGGTTACGAAAAATGAACATATATGCAGATTATTACAGGAAATCGACAAAAATGAAAAGTCGAAAATTTTGTTGGAAAAAGATATAAAATTATATTCGGAACACATTGAGACCGGTAATAAAACATTACAAAACTTACAGGAAAAAATAGAAAACCTAAATAAGAAATTGCCTGTCGAGATCGCCATATTACGGGCAAAATTAACCGACGGCAAACCTTGTCCCGTGTGCGGCAGCGTCCACCACCCTATACAAATGTCTCCCGATCCTGAACATATTTTAGAAGAATCGGCTATAGAAAAAGAAAAGCAGGAAACCACCGAAGCAATAGAGCAACTGAAACACAGAATAGAGCTGTGGCAGAACGAGTTTATCGAAACCAGTACTTTATTAAAAAACTGCATCGGCAATATCAACGAAAAAGAACAAGAAGCCGGACACTTTCTGTCAATATTACCGAACTGGGAAAAAATAGATAAAACCCGTTTACAGGAAAAAATCAAAACGTTATCTCTGGAATGGGAGAAATACGGAAATTTACAAAACGAACTGAAAGAAAAAACTGCTAAATTATCATCGTCTCTTGACAATGAACAAGAAAATTTAAAAACATTGTCGGAAGATATAAAACTGAAAGAGAATAAAAAAGCAGAAATCGATACACACCTATCTTTATTATTTCAAGAACAGAAGAGCATTCTGAACGGAAAATCGGCAGAAGAAACCGAAATTTTTTTCAAAAAGAGAATATCGGATAGTTTTTCAAAAAAGGAAGAATTATCCCGCACGTTAAATGAAATCACAGCTACACTCAAAAATTCGGAAGGTGCATATAAACAACTTATGACAGAAAATAAACGGCTGACAAAATTACACGACAGCGCCAAGACTACCGTTGATAATTGGCTCGAAAATAAAAAAGGAATTATCTCGGGCGATCTTTTAGAAGAACTTCTGTCTTTAGACCCTGAATGGATATCCAAAGAGAAAAAAGAACTGGAAAATTTAGTTATATCTCAAAATTTCACATCTTAA
- a CDS encoding exonuclease SbcCD subunit D, with amino-acid sequence MNIIHTADWHLGQTFFGYERIKEHKKFLAWLKQTLSRKSADLLLISGDVFDNPNPSAEAQKMFYRFLKEVTDTSPEIQIIIISGNHDSAARLEAPNPLLEEMNITVRGIIKYSNKEIDYEHFIIPVKNKKDKTTVWCMAIPYLRQGDYPVLKTDEECTYATGVKNMYKNIFDKINARKEKKDTIIAMGHLQATGSEISDNDRSERAVIGGLECISPDTFDTGIAYTALGHLHKAQRVSKRENVRYSGSPLPMSFAEKNYKHGVTYIEIDNGTAARIEHIEFDAPAKFISIPQKPKRLPEVLKELKQLPEGEITEYSPYLEVNVLITDPEPSMKFQIEEILRNKSVRLARIGSNTVSSQSKDTVFYRDLHSLNPITLAQEVYKKQYNTEMTDELTALLSQIIEEVQE; translated from the coding sequence ATGAATATCATACATACGGCCGACTGGCATTTAGGACAAACTTTTTTCGGGTACGAAAGAATAAAAGAACATAAAAAATTCCTGGCTTGGTTGAAACAGACTTTAAGCAGAAAAAGCGCCGACCTGTTACTCATCAGCGGAGATGTATTCGACAACCCTAATCCATCGGCCGAAGCCCAAAAGATGTTTTATCGTTTTTTAAAGGAAGTCACGGATACAAGTCCCGAAATTCAGATCATTATCATTTCGGGCAATCACGATTCTGCCGCCCGGTTAGAAGCTCCGAATCCTTTACTGGAAGAAATGAATATAACCGTACGCGGAATCATAAAATACAGCAACAAAGAGATAGACTATGAGCATTTTATTATCCCCGTCAAGAACAAAAAAGACAAAACAACTGTCTGGTGCATGGCGATCCCTTACCTGAGACAAGGTGATTATCCCGTTTTAAAAACCGATGAGGAGTGTACTTACGCCACCGGAGTCAAAAATATGTACAAAAATATATTCGACAAGATCAACGCCAGAAAAGAAAAAAAAGATACCATTATTGCGATGGGACATCTGCAGGCGACCGGCTCGGAAATTTCGGATAACGACCGGAGTGAACGTGCTGTCATCGGTGGATTAGAATGTATTTCTCCTGATACATTCGATACGGGAATCGCCTATACGGCACTGGGGCATTTACATAAAGCCCAACGCGTTTCAAAAAGAGAGAATGTACGCTACTCGGGAAGTCCCCTTCCTATGTCCTTCGCGGAAAAAAACTACAAACACGGGGTTACTTATATAGAAATAGATAACGGGACAGCAGCCCGTATAGAACATATAGAATTCGATGCTCCTGCCAAGTTCATAAGTATTCCTCAAAAACCCAAAAGACTACCGGAGGTATTAAAAGAATTGAAACAATTACCGGAAGGTGAGATTACAGAATATTCTCCTTACCTGGAAGTCAATGTCCTCATTACCGACCCCGAACCGTCCATGAAGTTTCAAATAGAAGAAATATTACGGAATAAATCGGTAAGATTAGCCCGGATAGGAAGTAATACAGTATCATCACAAAGCAAAGATACTGTATTTTATCGGGACCTGCATTCACTCAATCCCATAACTTTAGCCCAAGAAGTTTATAAAAAACAATATAATACGGAAATGACAGACGAACTGACTGCCTTATTATCACAAATCATAGAGGAGGTACAGGAATGA
- a CDS encoding DUF3440 domain-containing protein has protein sequence MNNKNVYELTQERIKRIFMEFDNVYVSFSGGKDSGVLLNMCIDYIRQNNLDRKLGVFHMDYEAQYSMTTEYVDRVLAQNRDILEVYRVCVPFKVVTCASMYQNYWRPWDESMKDIWVRERPAECYTWQDFPFYRTDMWDYEFQMRFSLWLHEKKNAVRTCCLVGIRTQESFNRWRSVHDEKKFRRYHRWGWTRKMYNDVFNAYPIYDWRTTDIWIANGKFHWDYNRLYDLYYKAGVSIERQRVASPFISAAQESLRLYKVIDPNTWARMIGRVNGVNCTGLYGSTRAMGWQSIRLPKGHTWESYMYFLLGTLPEDTRNNYLTKLAVSIDFWTKKGGCLSEEVIAKLRKADVPFELGEFTNYKTTKTPVRMNYLDDIDIPEFREIPTYKRLCICIMKNDHACKYMGFALTKKEKESIKAVLEKYKVIDE, from the coding sequence ATGAATAATAAAAATGTTTATGAATTAACACAAGAGCGGATAAAGAGAATATTCATGGAATTCGATAATGTCTATGTTTCCTTTTCAGGAGGAAAAGACAGTGGAGTTCTGTTAAATATGTGTATAGATTATATTCGGCAGAATAATCTTGATCGTAAATTAGGTGTTTTCCATATGGATTATGAAGCCCAGTATTCCATGACTACCGAATATGTAGACAGAGTTTTGGCTCAAAACCGCGATATATTAGAGGTATACCGGGTATGTGTACCTTTTAAAGTTGTAACATGTGCATCGATGTATCAGAACTATTGGCGTCCCTGGGATGAATCTATGAAAGATATATGGGTCAGGGAAAGACCGGCAGAATGTTATACATGGCAGGATTTTCCTTTTTATAGGACAGATATGTGGGATTATGAATTTCAGATGCGGTTTTCTTTATGGCTTCATGAAAAAAAGAATGCCGTGCGTACCTGTTGCTTGGTCGGAATACGTACGCAGGAAAGTTTTAATAGATGGAGAAGCGTACACGACGAAAAAAAATTTCGGCGTTATCACCGGTGGGGATGGACCCGTAAAATGTACAATGATGTTTTTAATGCCTATCCTATTTATGACTGGCGTACGACCGATATATGGATAGCAAATGGCAAATTCCACTGGGATTATAATCGTTTGTATGACTTATATTACAAAGCCGGAGTGAGCATAGAAAGGCAGCGTGTTGCCAGTCCTTTTATATCCGCCGCTCAAGAAAGCTTGCGGTTATACAAAGTTATCGATCCGAATACCTGGGCGCGTATGATAGGCCGGGTGAATGGAGTAAATTGTACTGGATTATATGGTTCTACCCGAGCGATGGGATGGCAATCTATCCGTTTGCCGAAAGGTCATACATGGGAAAGTTATATGTATTTTCTATTAGGTACCCTGCCGGAAGATACGCGAAACAATTATTTGACAAAACTGGCGGTAAGCATTGATTTCTGGACAAAAAAAGGAGGCTGTCTTTCCGAAGAAGTTATTGCGAAATTACGAAAAGCAGATGTTCCTTTTGAATTAGGAGAATTTACTAATTATAAGACGACAAAGACTCCGGTAAGGATGAATTATCTGGATGATATAGACATTCCGGAATTTCGTGAAATTCCTACCTATAAGAGGCTATGTATCTGTATTATGAAGAATGACCATGCTTGTAAATATATGGGATTCGCTTTGACGAAAAAAGAAAAAGAGAGTATTAAGGCTGTTCTTGAAAAATATAAAGTAATAGATGAGTGA
- a CDS encoding IbrB-like domain-containing protein, with protein MSELINYKSPVYQVQAVPVEKVRANSYNPNVVAPPEMKLLELSIWEDGYTMPCVCYYVPEEDMYELVDGFHRYTVMKKSKRIYEREQGLLPVVVIDKDLSNRMASTIRHNRARGSHNIELMSEIVSELTKSGISDEWIMKNIGMDADELLRLKQISGLAELFADKEFTIPVYRRKGRLSSENKNVH; from the coding sequence ATGAGTGAATTGATAAATTATAAAAGTCCTGTTTATCAGGTTCAGGCAGTACCGGTAGAGAAAGTTAGGGCCAATAGTTACAACCCTAATGTCGTGGCTCCTCCTGAAATGAAATTATTGGAACTTTCGATCTGGGAAGACGGTTATACAATGCCTTGTGTATGTTATTATGTTCCCGAAGAGGATATGTATGAATTGGTGGATGGCTTCCATCGTTATACGGTAATGAAAAAATCCAAACGTATTTATGAACGGGAACAAGGATTATTGCCGGTAGTCGTGATTGACAAAGACCTCTCAAACAGGATGGCTTCTACTATTCGTCATAACCGGGCGCGGGGATCACATAATATCGAACTGATGAGCGAAATCGTTTCGGAACTTACTAAATCGGGTATTTCTGATGAATGGATAATGAAGAATATAGGCATGGATGCCGATGAACTTTTACGTTTGAAACAAATATCGGGCTTAGCTGAATTATTTGCTGATAAAGAATTTACAATTCCTGTATATCGCAGGAAAGGACGTTTGTCTTCGGAAAACAAGAATGTGCACTGA
- a CDS encoding pyridoxamine 5'-phosphate oxidase family protein: MEEIKQKASALLKNCKTVVLASIDEKGFPRPVPMDKLKSENLSVIWFATGANAEKTKQFHVNPKAGVCCYEGNNSVVLTGHIEAISEMEHKRHMWDNELIKYFPQGVDDPDFCLLKFKADNATLWIDGDFQTIKV, from the coding sequence ATGGAAGAAATTAAACAAAAAGCCTCTGCGTTATTAAAGAATTGTAAGACAGTAGTATTAGCTTCAATAGATGAAAAAGGTTTTCCCAGACCTGTGCCAATGGATAAATTAAAATCGGAAAATCTTTCAGTCATATGGTTCGCAACGGGAGCCAATGCTGAAAAAACGAAACAATTTCATGTAAATCCCAAAGCCGGTGTTTGTTGTTATGAGGGGAATAATAGTGTGGTTCTTACAGGACATATCGAAGCTATAAGTGAGATGGAACATAAGAGGCATATGTGGGATAATGAACTGATAAAATATTTTCCACAGGGAGTGGACGATCCCGATTTTTGTCTTTTGAAATTCAAGGCCGATAATGCAACATTATGGATTGACGGAGATTTTCAAACTATAAAAGTATAA
- a CDS encoding phosphotransferase enzyme family protein: MENLKEITSHFKLEGSVQNIAPLGTGLINDSYRVNTQEVHTPDYVLQRINHDIFTDVDMLQNNIIAVTSHIRKKLEEKKESDIGRKVLTYIPSLDGRYYYFDGNNYWRMMIFIPGAKTYEAVTPEFSYFAGLAFGDFQSMLSDIPVKLGETIPDFHNMEFRLFQLREAVKKDLAGRLKGVLYYVDEIEKRAQDMCLAEQLHREGKLPKRVCHCDTKVNNMMFDADGKVLCVIDLDTVMPSYIFSDYGDFLRTGANMGEEDDKDLDKVAFNMEIFKAFTRGYLQAAKVFLTPVETENLPYAAALFPYMQCVRFLTDYINGDIYYKIKYPDHNLVRTKAQFKLWQSVESRHKEMKEFIERCLD; this comes from the coding sequence ATGGAAAACCTAAAAGAAATTACGTCACATTTTAAATTGGAAGGATCTGTTCAAAATATAGCTCCTTTAGGTACTGGTCTTATTAATGATTCATATCGTGTGAATACGCAGGAAGTACATACTCCCGATTATGTATTGCAACGGATCAACCATGACATATTTACCGATGTGGATATGTTGCAGAATAACATAATAGCAGTAACCTCTCATATCCGGAAGAAACTGGAAGAAAAGAAAGAAAGTGATATCGGACGGAAAGTTCTGACTTATATTCCTTCTTTGGACGGCAGGTATTATTATTTTGACGGTAATAATTACTGGCGTATGATGATATTTATTCCTGGAGCGAAAACTTATGAAGCTGTAACACCTGAATTTTCGTATTTTGCCGGATTAGCTTTTGGTGATTTTCAATCTATGCTTTCAGATATTCCGGTGAAATTAGGCGAGACAATACCCGATTTTCATAATATGGAGTTTCGTTTGTTCCAATTACGTGAAGCGGTAAAAAAAGACCTTGCCGGTCGTTTGAAAGGAGTGCTTTATTATGTGGATGAAATTGAAAAACGGGCACAAGACATGTGCTTGGCCGAGCAATTGCACAGGGAAGGTAAATTACCTAAAAGAGTTTGTCATTGTGATACGAAGGTAAATAATATGATGTTCGATGCAGATGGAAAAGTATTATGTGTTATTGATCTGGATACGGTAATGCCCAGCTATATTTTTTCAGATTACGGTGATTTTCTTCGTACCGGAGCCAATATGGGGGAAGAAGACGATAAAGATTTGGATAAAGTAGCTTTTAATATGGAAATATTCAAAGCCTTTACACGGGGATATCTGCAAGCTGCGAAAGTGTTCCTCACTCCTGTAGAAACAGAAAATCTGCCTTATGCCGCTGCCTTGTTTCCTTACATGCAATGTGTACGTTTTCTGACAGATTATATAAATGGAGATATTTATTATAAAATTAAATACCCCGATCATAACCTGGTACGTACGAAGGCGCAATTTAAACTTTGGCAAAGTGTGGAATCTCGTCACAAGGAAATGAAAGAGTTTATTGAACGCTGTTTGGATTAA
- a CDS encoding TlpA disulfide reductase family protein, giving the protein MNRLFFMIIAVVILTACDQVPKSYEIAGTVVEAAFNGKMIYLSRSNGDELVNIDSTIVEKGVFRFKGVQDEPVMGYIRFGRDNMDLYSPLTFVLQNGSISVRLGKEFSWAEGTELNNELKNYQERYRSLNFAYGQLHEKYVKMAGDSTLTEQLEFKFSVQADSIKRLSNKLSKSFVERNLDNVAGAFIFARNRSDFSDREQEQIVAKSESVFKTDAGVRKVIDRLKAVEKVSEGKQFADIILNVPGGKDSRLSDYVGKGKYVLLSFWASWCSPCKIFMPDMKDIYRSHAGKLYVVGISLDNNEKEWLEAVRELNESWPQFAELKSWNSKAVRTYGIDAIPQFILINPDGTIAARGLTEKTLKDKLETLVQ; this is encoded by the coding sequence ATGAATAGATTATTTTTTATGATAATAGCTGTTGTTATATTGACAGCTTGCGATCAGGTTCCAAAATCTTATGAAATTGCCGGTACGGTAGTTGAGGCTGCTTTTAACGGTAAAATGATATATTTATCACGCAGTAATGGCGATGAGTTAGTCAATATAGATAGTACTATAGTCGAAAAAGGCGTATTCCGTTTTAAAGGAGTACAGGATGAACCTGTGATGGGTTATATTCGTTTTGGCCGGGATAATATGGATCTATATTCCCCTTTGACTTTTGTCTTGCAGAATGGTAGTATTTCTGTCCGGTTGGGAAAGGAATTTTCTTGGGCAGAAGGCACTGAGTTGAATAATGAATTAAAAAATTATCAGGAAAGATACCGGTCTTTGAACTTCGCTTACGGACAGCTGCATGAAAAATATGTAAAAATGGCAGGCGACAGTACATTAACAGAACAACTGGAATTTAAATTCTCCGTACAGGCCGATTCTATAAAAAGACTAAGCAATAAGCTGTCGAAATCCTTTGTAGAAAGAAATCTGGATAATGTGGCCGGAGCTTTTATTTTTGCCCGTAACCGTTCTGATTTTTCAGATAGGGAACAGGAGCAGATTGTGGCTAAGTCCGAATCGGTATTTAAAACTGATGCAGGAGTACGGAAAGTCATAGATCGGCTAAAAGCTGTCGAGAAGGTTTCGGAAGGCAAACAGTTCGCCGATATTATATTAAACGTACCCGGGGGAAAAGACAGCCGTCTTTCCGATTATGTAGGGAAAGGTAAATACGTCCTGCTGTCGTTCTGGGCTTCCTGGTGTTCTCCCTGTAAAATATTTATGCCGGATATGAAAGATATATACAGGAGCCATGCCGGTAAATTGTATGTGGTAGGTATCTCGCTGGATAATAATGAAAAAGAGTGGTTGGAGGCTGTTCGGGAATTGAACGAATCCTGGCCGCAGTTTGCCGAATTGAAAAGTTGGAATTCAAAAGCCGTAAGAACATACGGAATAGATGCTATTCCCCAATTTATATTGATTAATCCTGATGGAACCATAGCCGCCCGCGGATTAACGGAAAAGACATTGAAAGATAAACTGGAAACTTTAGTACAATAA